The nucleotide window AGGCAATGCCTTTGCCAAATCTAACCGGCTGTTTTTCTTGTGTTATTTGATCGGAGTCTATTTCCGGCTGATTTTCATGTGTTATTTGATTGGAGTCTATTTCCGGCTCCTTTTCTGCCGCCTCGAGCGCAACGGTATATTTATCATCAGGTTGATTTTTAACTTTTGTTTTTGTCATCAATTCGAGGAATTTATCATTTTCCTCTTTTAATTCAAAGAGGTAAGCTGAAAATACTTCTTCAATTTCTTTAATGATTTTCTCCTGCTTTTTCTCTGCCTCTACAAGCCGATTTTGACGAAGGTATAATAGAATAATTGCGAAGATTGCTGTACCGTTTAAAATGAGGCTTAAAAGTAGTAGAAAAGTGGTCATAACATCCCTCTATCCGCTGTAATCAATCACCTTCCCTTTATAAGGGTGGTGATGCTGTGCAGTTTGGTCATTCTTGTTCCTTTTATCTCCCCTGCCATTTTGCTGCTGGTGACCTGAATCGGCGCCCTCTTGATTCAGGCGAGCTTCTTGCTTTTGGTTATTTTTAACCACCGACTTGCGCTTTAAATCATCTTCCCTTGTCACACTTTGTGCCGCATGCTCCTGAAGATGCTGTCCCCGCTGCTGAAGTTGTTCCTGAATCTTGCCGGCATCATGTGTCCTCGGAAGCGCAATCTGCATTTCGATTGCTTTGAGGCTCATCATGTCACTTCCTAACTAGTAGACTTTCTGTGTCGATAATTGGAGAGATTGAAATCTCACTATTTTCGAGATGGAAACTAACTGTTTTGTAGTGCTGGTTTGTCAAAAGTGCATACTTTCCGAAAAAAACCTTTGTATTCGGGTAAACTTTATCAAAAACAAACAAGGATGAGAGTAATCTATCCTGTTTTTCAAGTTGTAAAAACTCGAGTTCAGACAGCAATTCAGCTAAACCAGCTTCAACATTCTGCCTTGTATTTCGCTGTTTTACAATCATCTGTTTTTGTTCTGCTGTAAGTGCACCTGACCGGTTGCCAATTTCAGCGAGCTTCACTTCTATTTCAGTGAGCTTTCTAATATTGGCTTTTGCTGTTTCAATAGATTGAAGAGTTTCAAGTTCTGTTTTTTCCAGCAATGGATCCCAACCAATGGCTAATTCAGTTTTGGTAAAAAGCTCATTGCCTAATTCCTTGACGAAGATATTTCGTCCCGCAGAGGTTGTCCCCCCGATGATTGTTCCAGTACGGGATTCTACATTGCCGGCAGCTGTAAGTTTACTGTGTAGTATGGAGGACCTCACGATAATATCTTGTCCTGTTTTTACATTTGCCTGGTTCAGATAATTCGCCAGTAAACTTCCCCCCGTTGTAACCTTTCCCTTGTTCGCTCCGGCTACTCCACCCTTGATGATGATATTGCCTTCTGCATGGAGGTTTGCTGCCTCAACTAGTCCATCAATTACTATGTCTCCCCCGGCTTTCAATTCATATCCGCTGGGCACATTCCCTTTAATGACTATATTTCCAACAAAGTCAATATTGCCTGTCCTTAGATCAAGATCACCTTTCACTTCGAACACAGGATTGACCGAGATTGATTTTTGAGTAATGCTGATCTGTCCATCACAAGCTGCAAAGAACTGTTGGGATTCAAGAACCACATTATTTCCCGGCTTGATTCTGAGGTGACGACCAGGCTTGGCGGGAATGGTCTTCCCAGTAACATCTGTCCCATTCTGTCCATTCCTTGGCGGGACTACAGTTGCCAATAACTGACCCTTTTTAACCGAGGGAATATGGATAACAGAACGAAAATTAAAGACTTTTTGGTCATTAAGAGTATTTTGTTGGAGTTCGTTGCGCAAATATGAATCTGCACCATCCACTTTAGGTTCTCCTGCAGCAATAGTGATTGGATACTCGATAGAATTAGGATCCTCTGCGATTTTTGTTACCACATCCCTCTTAACACCGAAAACGACCTTTTCTTCTTTTAAAATATTCATTATTTCGTCTACGGAAACAACGTTTTCCTTACTTCCTATAAAAATAGACAATTCAGCCTTAAGCCTGTCATGGGATAACTTCACCTTATATTCTATCGCCAAGTTGAACTCCTACCTTCTGTCAGGCTGTCTCCAGCCATTTTCTCAGTTTAAAGATCGCTTTTGAATGAATCTGCGAGATCCTTGAGGTTGAAAGATTCATGACTTGTCCAATCTCTGTCAGCGTTAATTCTTCTTTATAAAACAAACTCAAAACAAGTTGTTCTTTTTCATTTAATTTAGAAACCTTTGCTGCTATCTCTTCTAGCATTTCGGATTTTAAAAGTTTATCTTCAGGAATTTCAGCTTTTACGTCCTTGATCACGAATGATTGGTTATCGCGATCATCATTTTCACTTGGATGTTCATCAATCGATAGTACATTCGCGAAAAAATGTTCATTTATTGTTGAGTAAATTTCCGTTTCATCCATGTTCAGTTCGCTGGCAATTTCTTCGATGGTCGCATTTCTCATAAAACGCTGTTCAAGCCTCTCGATGGCTGCATCAATTTTTTTTGCTTTTTCCCGGGTACTTCTTGGCAGCCAGTCTTCCTTTCTTAATCCATCTAAAATTGCCCCGCGAATTCGAAATGAAGAATATGTATCAAACTTCAGATCCCTGTTTGGGTCGAATTTTTCTAGAGCATCATATAAACCAATCATTCCCAGACTTCTCAAATCATCTCTAGACACACTTTTCGGAAGACTCACTGAAATTCTTTGCACATGGTAGGAAACAAGTGGCATATATTTTTTTATCAGCAAATTACCTGCATCCGGATCACGGAACTGTACCCATTTATCCCATGTTACCTGTTCTTCCGAAGTGGATCCTCGTACCATTGTAATCCTCCTCAC belongs to Mesobacillus subterraneus and includes:
- a CDS encoding DUF342 domain-containing protein, producing the protein MAIEYKVKLSHDRLKAELSIFIGSKENVVSVDEIMNILKEEKVVFGVKRDVVTKIAEDPNSIEYPITIAAGEPKVDGADSYLRNELQQNTLNDQKVFNFRSVIHIPSVKKGQLLATVVPPRNGQNGTDVTGKTIPAKPGRHLRIKPGNNVVLESQQFFAACDGQISITQKSISVNPVFEVKGDLDLRTGNIDFVGNIVIKGNVPSGYELKAGGDIVIDGLVEAANLHAEGNIIIKGGVAGANKGKVTTGGSLLANYLNQANVKTGQDIIVRSSILHSKLTAAGNVESRTGTIIGGTTSAGRNIFVKELGNELFTKTELAIGWDPLLEKTELETLQSIETAKANIRKLTEIEVKLAEIGNRSGALTAEQKQMIVKQRNTRQNVEAGLAELLSELEFLQLEKQDRLLSSLFVFDKVYPNTKVFFGKYALLTNQHYKTVSFHLENSEISISPIIDTESLLVRK
- a CDS encoding FliA/WhiG family RNA polymerase sigma factor; translation: MVRGSTSEEQVTWDKWVQFRDPDAGNLLIKKYMPLVSYHVQRISVSLPKSVSRDDLRSLGMIGLYDALEKFDPNRDLKFDTYSSFRIRGAILDGLRKEDWLPRSTREKAKKIDAAIERLEQRFMRNATIEEIASELNMDETEIYSTINEHFFANVLSIDEHPSENDDRDNQSFVIKDVKAEIPEDKLLKSEMLEEIAAKVSKLNEKEQLVLSLFYKEELTLTEIGQVMNLSTSRISQIHSKAIFKLRKWLETA